One genomic segment of Scophthalmus maximus strain ysfricsl-2021 chromosome 3, ASM2237912v1, whole genome shotgun sequence includes these proteins:
- the myt1b gene encoding myelin transcription factor 1 isoform X5, which produces MKLCRTFLENEFRGELVNQRWTRGERTSSRCQASQRLQSRRPIMMSIEGDDKRTRTRSKGIRVPIELVGQELSCPTPGCNGSGHISGRYSRHRSILGCPIARKRRLEEAEAEQEQEETERPASKRKSHPLKLTLDEGFSAESDASSEAEGEGEKDGENAGDAKEEEEQEQEQEEDREAVADEEGEGMTEDLMQESQTNGQEVEMQSQQKEEEGRTKEEDTHQKEENSVIADEEEECVIIEPELRAAPPASEESQSPSPSGEVAGNSLFHAGRVSDNTAPTVAIQLPVAMETEVTVAAKWGEDVKDKPEGDMSNGGEEEEEAAHRVQVLEGSSVLQKEAAEVEAAEFEQEVEDEQGECEDGSHHVSRDNHQYLTADVPHEEVKDEEEEEEEEEGEEEEEMAVPAQHRQDTLALLEEDEERDEEDLRNHVLPLPDVPTVIRTITSTAAAQGTHITAEDHRAGPLEAYSLHRASPLDKCDSHGPSPLHSYKASPPLSYSSHRASPLEDYFPNPRVENYKIHKASSSASPDIIEVRSDKSEEKDFEDVDGDDERDDEDSLSQRSTVTDESEMFDMTRGNLGLLEQAIALKAEQVRPAGPRELLRAPDIHHQRYFTMEDRPKHLDIIRKSYFSKESSKPEKREIKCPTPGCDGTGHVTGLYPHHRSLSGCPHKDRIPPEILAMHENVLKCPTPGCTGQGHVNSNRNTHRSLSGCPIAAAEKLTKGHDKQHLSQPGSEHLKGSPNDRVLRPMCFVKQLEVPAYGSYRPNMAPATPRANLAKELEKYSKVTFDYASFDAQVFGKRLLAPKMPTSETSPKAFKTKPSFPKSSSPSLSLHGYGKSSTLAYDYSQDAEAAHMAATAILNLSTRCWEKPENLSTKAQNKEMDIEVDENGTLDLSMKKPFKREGSLSATSPGVRSPDPSSSSASSLHHGGSSGMTSPNLHAYKQEDWEGPLDYTKPNRQREEEVDEMEHTGQSFVSSDPEDCDMMQECLEDRKYPGEVTTPSFKVKFQPKDSKKELLSCPTPGCDGSGHITGNYASHRSLSGCPLADKSLRSLMAAHTPELKCPTPGCDGSGHITGNYASHRSISGCPRAKKSGIKTPTKDNQEDSELLKCPVPGCDSLGHISGKYATHRSAYGCPLAARRQKEGVLNGTPFNWKAFKTEGPTCPTPGCDGSGHANGSFLTHRSLSGCPRALFAKKKAKFPTEEYLSTKFRASDVLDNDEDIKQLNKEINDLNESNNEMEADMVNLQTQISSMEKNLKSIEHENKMIEEQNEALFMELSGLSRALIRSLANIRLPHMQEPLTEQNFDSYVSTLTDMYTNKDCFQSPENKALLESINKAVKGIKV; this is translated from the exons AAAATGAGTTTCGGGGCGAGCTGGTGAACCAGCGGTGGACACGAGGCGAGAGGACCAGCAGCCGCTGTCAGGCCTCCCAGAGACTGCAGAGCCGTCGACCAATCATG ATGAGCATAGAGGGTGATGACAAGCGGACTCGCACTCGGTCCAAGGGCATCAGAG TTCCCATTGAGCTCGTAGGACAAGAGCTGAG CTGCCCCACCCCTGGATGCAATGGCTCTGGCCATATCAGTGGGAGATACTCGCGACACAGAAG CATTTTGGGTTGCCCCATAGCCAGAAAGCGGCGTCTGGAGGAAGCAGAGGccgagcaggagcaggaggaaacagagcGGCCTGCCTCCAAGAGAAAGTCCCACCCCCTGAAGCTGACCCTGGACGAGGGCTTCAGCGCAGAAAGTGACGCCAGCAGCGAGgccgagggagagggagaaaaggatgGCGAGAACGCAGGAGACGccaaggaggaagaggagcaggagcaggagcaggaggaggacagggaggcagttgcagatgaggagggagagggaatgaCAGAAGACCTGATGCAGGAGAGCCAGACAAatggacaggaagtggagatgcagagtcaacagaaagaggaggaagggaggacgAAAGAGGAAGACACACATCAGAAAGAGGAGAACTCAGTAATAGCTGATGAAG aggaggagtgtgtgatcATCGAGCCTGAGCTCAGAGCAGCGCCACCTGCATCCGAGGAGTCTCAGTCTCCTTCTCCGAGCGGCGAAGTTGCAGGCAACTCTCTCTTCCACGCTGGCCGGGTTTCCGACAACACTGCTCCAACTGTGGCCATTCAACTgcctgttgctatggagacgGAAGTCACCGTGGCAGCCAAGTGGGGCGAAGACGTAAAGGACAAGCCGGAGGGGGACATGAGTaatgggggagaggaagaggaagaggcagcgCACAGAGTTCAAGTGTTGGAAGGATCATCTGTTCTGCAGAAGGAAGCGGCTGAAGTGGAGGCAGCGGAGTTcgagcaggaggtggaggatgagcaAGGAGAATGCGAAGACGGGAGCCACCATGTGAGCCGGGATAACCACCAGTATCTGACCGCAGATGTCCCTCATGAAGAAGtcaaagatgaagaggaggaggaggaggaggaagagggggaagaggaggaagagatggcaGTGCCAGCGCAGCATAGGCAGGACACCTTAGCATTActagaggaggatgaggagagagatgaagaggaccTAAGGAACCATGTTCTGCCCCTTCCTGATGTGCCAACTGTCATCCGCACCATCACCAGCACCGCAGCAGCTCAGGGAACACACATCACGGCTGAAGACCACAGGGCCGGGCCTCTGGAGGCCTACAGCTTGCACAGGGCAAGTCCCCTAGACAAATGTGACTCTCATGGACCTAGCCCTCTTCACAGTTACAAGGCCAGCCCGCCTTTAAGCTACAGCTCCCACAGGGCCAGTCCGCTGGAGGACTACTTTCCCAACCCCAGAGTTGAGAACTATAAAATCCACAAAGCTTCGTCCTCAGCCTCTCCCGACATTATCGAGGTGCGATCCGATAAGTCGGAGGAGAAAGACTTTGAAGACGTGGACGGGGACGACGAGCGCGACGACGAAGACAGCCTGTCGCAGCGCTCCACCGTGACCGACGAGTCCGAGATGTTTGACATGACCCGAGGAAACCTAGGCCTGCTGGAGCAGGCCATTGCCCTGAAGGCAGAGCAGGTGAGGCCAGCTGGGCCCAGAGAGCTACTCCGTGCCCCAGATATCCACCACCAGCGATACTTCACCATGGAGGACAGACCCAAGCACCTGGACATCATCCGCAAGAGCTACTTCAGCAAAG AGAGCAGTAAGCCAGAGAAGAGGGAGATCAAGTGTCCGACCCCGGGGTGTGATGGGACGGGTCACGTGACCGGCCTTTACCCCCACCACCGCAGCCTGTCAGGCTGCCCGCACAAGGACAGGATCCCCCCGGAGA TTCTGGCCATGCATGAGAATGTGCTGAAGTGTCCAACTCCTGGCTGCACCGGTCAGGGCCACGTTAACAGCAACCGCAACACACACCGCAG CCTTTCCGGATGCCCCATTGCTGCTGCAGAGAAGCTGACAAAGGGCCACGATAAGCAGCATCTCTCTCAGCCAGGCAGCGAGCACCTGAAAGGAAGTCCCAACGACAGAGTGTTGAG gcCCATGTGCTTTGTGAAGCAGCTGGAGGTGCCCGCGTACGGCAGCTACAGGCCTAACATGGCACCTGCCACACCTCGCGCCAACCTGGCCAAGGAGCTGGAGAAGTACTCCAAGGTAACCTTCGATTATGCAAGCTTCGACGCGCAAGTGTTCGGGAAGCGCCTGCTTGCTCCAAAGATGCCCACCAGCGAAACCTCACCCAAAGCCTTCAAAA CTAAGCCCTCGTTCCCCAAGTCCTCGTCGCCCAGCCTCAGTCTCCACGGTTACGGAAAGAGCTCCACCTTGGCCTATGACTACTCCCAGGATGCCGAGGCCGCTCACATGGCTGCCACTGCCATCCTCAATCTGTCCACGCGCTGCTGGGAGAAACCTGAGAACCTCAGCACCAAAGCCCAAAACAAG GAAATGGACATTGAGGTGGATGAGAATGGCACCTTGGACCTGAGTATGAAGAAGCCCTTTAAACGAGAGGGCAGTCTGTCCGCCACCAGCCCTGGGGTGCGGTCCCCggacccttcctcctcctccgcctcctcgctGCATCACGGTGGAAGCAGTGGGATGACATCACCGAACCTACACGCCTACAAGCAGGAGGATTGGGAGGGACCTCTGGATTACACCAAACCCAACCGccaaagggaggaggaagtggacgaG ATGGAGCACACTGGCCAGTCATTCGTCTCGTCTGACCCGGAGGACTGCGACATGATGCAGGAATGTCTAGAGGACAGGAAGTACCCGGGTGAGGTCACGACCCCGAGCTTCAAGGTCAAGTTCCAGCCCAAGGATAGCAAGAAAGAGCTTCTCTC GTGCCCGACACCTGGTTGTGATGGCAGTGGCCACATCACTGGAAACTATGCGTCCCATCGCAG tcTGTCTGGGTGTCCTCTCGCTGATAAGAGCCTTCGGTCCCTCATGGCGGCCCACACCCCTGAACTCAA ATGCCCCACTCCAGGTTGTGACGGCTCCGGTCACATCACAGGAAACTACGCCTCCCACAGAag TATCTCTGGGTGCCCGCGTGCCAAGAAAAGTGGAATTAAAACTCCTACCAAGGACAACCAGGAGGACTCCGAGCTTTTAAA GTGCCCCGTGCCGGGCTGCGACAGCCTGGGCCACATTAGCGGGAAGTACGCCACGCACCGCAGCGCCTACGGGTGTCCGCTGGCGGCCCGCAGACAGAAGGAGGGCGTCTTGAATGGCACACCCTTCAACTGGAAGGCCTTCAAGACTGAGGGGCCGACCTGTCCCACCCCAGGCTGTGATGGCTCCGGACATGCTAATGGGAGCTTCCTCACACACCGCAG CCTCTCAGGATGCCCCAGAGCCTTGTTCGCCAAGAAGAAGGCCAAGTTCCCCACAGAGGAATACCTGAGCACCAAGTTCAGAGCTAGTGATG TTTTGGACAACGATGAGGACATCAAGCAACTCAACAAAGAGATTAACGACCTGAATGAGTCCAACAATGAAATGGAGGCTGACATGGTCAACCTGCAGactcag ATCTCCTCCATGGAGAAGAACCTGAAGAGCATCGAGCACGAGAACAAGATGATTGAGGAGCAGAACGAGGCTCTCTTCATGGAGCTGTCTGGTCTTAGCCGCGCCCTGATCCGCAGCCTGGCTAACATACGCCTGCCACACATG CAGGAGCCGCTCACCGAGCAGAACTTCGACAGCTATGTGAGCACCCTGACCGACATGTACACCAACAAGGACTGCTTCCAGAGCCCAGAGAACAAGGCTCTGCTGGAGAGCATCAACAAAGCTGTGAAGGGCATCAAAGTCTGA
- the myt1b gene encoding myelin transcription factor 1 isoform X4 yields MYSRDLHLKVNRSSIAVLTCSDCDQAMKDCEFSEKENEFRGELVNQRWTRGERTSSRCQASQRLQSRRPIMMSIEGDDKRTRTRSKGIRVPIELVGQELSCPTPGCNGSGHISGRYSRHRSILGCPIARKRRLEEAEAEQEQEETERPASKRKSHPLKLTLDEGFSAESDASSEAEGEGEKDGENAGDAKEEEEQEQEQEEDREAVADEEGEGMTEDLMQESQTNGQEVEMQSQQKEEEGRTKEEDTHQKEENSVIADEEEECVIIEPELRAAPPASEESQSPSPSGEVAGNSLFHAGRVSDNTAPTVAIQLPVAMETEVTVAAKWGEDVKDKPEGDMSNGGEEEEEAAHRVQVLEGSSVLQKEAAEVEAAEFEQEVEDEQGECEDGSHHVSRDNHQYLTADVPHEEVKDEEEEEEEEEGEEEEEMAVPAQHRQDTLALLEEDEERDEEDLRNHVLPLPDVPTVIRTITSTAAAQGTHITAEDHRAGPLEAYSLHRASPLDKCDSHGPSPLHSYKASPPLSYSSHRASPLEDYFPNPRVENYKIHKASSSASPDIIEVRSDKSEEKDFEDVDGDDERDDEDSLSQRSTVTDESEMFDMTRGNLGLLEQAIALKAEQVRPAGPRELLRAPDIHHQRYFTMEDRPKHLDIIRKSYFSKESSKPEKREIKCPTPGCDGTGHVTGLYPHHRSLSGCPHKDRIPPEILAMHENVLKCPTPGCTGQGHVNSNRNTHRSLSGCPIAAAEKLTKGHDKQHLSQPGSEHLKGSPNDRVLRPMCFVKQLEVPAYGSYRPNMAPATPRANLAKELEKYSKVTFDYASFDAQVFGKRLLAPKMPTSETSPKAFKTKPSFPKSSSPSLSLHGYGKSSTLAYDYSQDAEAAHMAATAILNLSTRCWEKPENLSTKAQNKEMDIEVDENGTLDLSMKKPFKREGSLSATSPGVRSPDPSSSSASSLHHGGSSGMTSPNLHAYKQEDWEGPLDYTKPNRQREEEVDEMEHTGQSFVSSDPEDCDMMQECLEDRKYPGEVTTPSFKVKFQPKDSKKELLSCPTPGCDGSGHITGNYASHRSLSGCPLADKSLRSLMAAHTPELKCPTPGCDGSGHITGNYASHRRCPVPGCDSLGHISGKYATHRSAYGCPLAARRQKEGVLNGTPFNWKAFKTEGPTCPTPGCDGSGHANGSFLTHRSLSGCPRALFAKKKAKFPTEEYLSTKFRASDVLDNDEDIKQLNKEINDLNESNNEMEADMVNLQTQISSMEKNLKSIEHENKMIEEQNEALFMELSGLSRALIRSLANIRLPHMQEPLTEQNFDSYVSTLTDMYTNKDCFQSPENKALLESINKAVKGIKV; encoded by the exons AAAATGAGTTTCGGGGCGAGCTGGTGAACCAGCGGTGGACACGAGGCGAGAGGACCAGCAGCCGCTGTCAGGCCTCCCAGAGACTGCAGAGCCGTCGACCAATCATG ATGAGCATAGAGGGTGATGACAAGCGGACTCGCACTCGGTCCAAGGGCATCAGAG TTCCCATTGAGCTCGTAGGACAAGAGCTGAG CTGCCCCACCCCTGGATGCAATGGCTCTGGCCATATCAGTGGGAGATACTCGCGACACAGAAG CATTTTGGGTTGCCCCATAGCCAGAAAGCGGCGTCTGGAGGAAGCAGAGGccgagcaggagcaggaggaaacagagcGGCCTGCCTCCAAGAGAAAGTCCCACCCCCTGAAGCTGACCCTGGACGAGGGCTTCAGCGCAGAAAGTGACGCCAGCAGCGAGgccgagggagagggagaaaaggatgGCGAGAACGCAGGAGACGccaaggaggaagaggagcaggagcaggagcaggaggaggacagggaggcagttgcagatgaggagggagagggaatgaCAGAAGACCTGATGCAGGAGAGCCAGACAAatggacaggaagtggagatgcagagtcaacagaaagaggaggaagggaggacgAAAGAGGAAGACACACATCAGAAAGAGGAGAACTCAGTAATAGCTGATGAAG aggaggagtgtgtgatcATCGAGCCTGAGCTCAGAGCAGCGCCACCTGCATCCGAGGAGTCTCAGTCTCCTTCTCCGAGCGGCGAAGTTGCAGGCAACTCTCTCTTCCACGCTGGCCGGGTTTCCGACAACACTGCTCCAACTGTGGCCATTCAACTgcctgttgctatggagacgGAAGTCACCGTGGCAGCCAAGTGGGGCGAAGACGTAAAGGACAAGCCGGAGGGGGACATGAGTaatgggggagaggaagaggaagaggcagcgCACAGAGTTCAAGTGTTGGAAGGATCATCTGTTCTGCAGAAGGAAGCGGCTGAAGTGGAGGCAGCGGAGTTcgagcaggaggtggaggatgagcaAGGAGAATGCGAAGACGGGAGCCACCATGTGAGCCGGGATAACCACCAGTATCTGACCGCAGATGTCCCTCATGAAGAAGtcaaagatgaagaggaggaggaggaggaggaagagggggaagaggaggaagagatggcaGTGCCAGCGCAGCATAGGCAGGACACCTTAGCATTActagaggaggatgaggagagagatgaagaggaccTAAGGAACCATGTTCTGCCCCTTCCTGATGTGCCAACTGTCATCCGCACCATCACCAGCACCGCAGCAGCTCAGGGAACACACATCACGGCTGAAGACCACAGGGCCGGGCCTCTGGAGGCCTACAGCTTGCACAGGGCAAGTCCCCTAGACAAATGTGACTCTCATGGACCTAGCCCTCTTCACAGTTACAAGGCCAGCCCGCCTTTAAGCTACAGCTCCCACAGGGCCAGTCCGCTGGAGGACTACTTTCCCAACCCCAGAGTTGAGAACTATAAAATCCACAAAGCTTCGTCCTCAGCCTCTCCCGACATTATCGAGGTGCGATCCGATAAGTCGGAGGAGAAAGACTTTGAAGACGTGGACGGGGACGACGAGCGCGACGACGAAGACAGCCTGTCGCAGCGCTCCACCGTGACCGACGAGTCCGAGATGTTTGACATGACCCGAGGAAACCTAGGCCTGCTGGAGCAGGCCATTGCCCTGAAGGCAGAGCAGGTGAGGCCAGCTGGGCCCAGAGAGCTACTCCGTGCCCCAGATATCCACCACCAGCGATACTTCACCATGGAGGACAGACCCAAGCACCTGGACATCATCCGCAAGAGCTACTTCAGCAAAG AGAGCAGTAAGCCAGAGAAGAGGGAGATCAAGTGTCCGACCCCGGGGTGTGATGGGACGGGTCACGTGACCGGCCTTTACCCCCACCACCGCAGCCTGTCAGGCTGCCCGCACAAGGACAGGATCCCCCCGGAGA TTCTGGCCATGCATGAGAATGTGCTGAAGTGTCCAACTCCTGGCTGCACCGGTCAGGGCCACGTTAACAGCAACCGCAACACACACCGCAG CCTTTCCGGATGCCCCATTGCTGCTGCAGAGAAGCTGACAAAGGGCCACGATAAGCAGCATCTCTCTCAGCCAGGCAGCGAGCACCTGAAAGGAAGTCCCAACGACAGAGTGTTGAG gcCCATGTGCTTTGTGAAGCAGCTGGAGGTGCCCGCGTACGGCAGCTACAGGCCTAACATGGCACCTGCCACACCTCGCGCCAACCTGGCCAAGGAGCTGGAGAAGTACTCCAAGGTAACCTTCGATTATGCAAGCTTCGACGCGCAAGTGTTCGGGAAGCGCCTGCTTGCTCCAAAGATGCCCACCAGCGAAACCTCACCCAAAGCCTTCAAAA CTAAGCCCTCGTTCCCCAAGTCCTCGTCGCCCAGCCTCAGTCTCCACGGTTACGGAAAGAGCTCCACCTTGGCCTATGACTACTCCCAGGATGCCGAGGCCGCTCACATGGCTGCCACTGCCATCCTCAATCTGTCCACGCGCTGCTGGGAGAAACCTGAGAACCTCAGCACCAAAGCCCAAAACAAG GAAATGGACATTGAGGTGGATGAGAATGGCACCTTGGACCTGAGTATGAAGAAGCCCTTTAAACGAGAGGGCAGTCTGTCCGCCACCAGCCCTGGGGTGCGGTCCCCggacccttcctcctcctccgcctcctcgctGCATCACGGTGGAAGCAGTGGGATGACATCACCGAACCTACACGCCTACAAGCAGGAGGATTGGGAGGGACCTCTGGATTACACCAAACCCAACCGccaaagggaggaggaagtggacgaG ATGGAGCACACTGGCCAGTCATTCGTCTCGTCTGACCCGGAGGACTGCGACATGATGCAGGAATGTCTAGAGGACAGGAAGTACCCGGGTGAGGTCACGACCCCGAGCTTCAAGGTCAAGTTCCAGCCCAAGGATAGCAAGAAAGAGCTTCTCTC GTGCCCGACACCTGGTTGTGATGGCAGTGGCCACATCACTGGAAACTATGCGTCCCATCGCAG tcTGTCTGGGTGTCCTCTCGCTGATAAGAGCCTTCGGTCCCTCATGGCGGCCCACACCCCTGAACTCAA ATGCCCCACTCCAGGTTGTGACGGCTCCGGTCACATCACAGGAAACTACGCCTCCCACAGAag GTGCCCCGTGCCGGGCTGCGACAGCCTGGGCCACATTAGCGGGAAGTACGCCACGCACCGCAGCGCCTACGGGTGTCCGCTGGCGGCCCGCAGACAGAAGGAGGGCGTCTTGAATGGCACACCCTTCAACTGGAAGGCCTTCAAGACTGAGGGGCCGACCTGTCCCACCCCAGGCTGTGATGGCTCCGGACATGCTAATGGGAGCTTCCTCACACACCGCAG CCTCTCAGGATGCCCCAGAGCCTTGTTCGCCAAGAAGAAGGCCAAGTTCCCCACAGAGGAATACCTGAGCACCAAGTTCAGAGCTAGTGATG TTTTGGACAACGATGAGGACATCAAGCAACTCAACAAAGAGATTAACGACCTGAATGAGTCCAACAATGAAATGGAGGCTGACATGGTCAACCTGCAGactcag ATCTCCTCCATGGAGAAGAACCTGAAGAGCATCGAGCACGAGAACAAGATGATTGAGGAGCAGAACGAGGCTCTCTTCATGGAGCTGTCTGGTCTTAGCCGCGCCCTGATCCGCAGCCTGGCTAACATACGCCTGCCACACATG CAGGAGCCGCTCACCGAGCAGAACTTCGACAGCTATGTGAGCACCCTGACCGACATGTACACCAACAAGGACTGCTTCCAGAGCCCAGAGAACAAGGCTCTGCTGGAGAGCATCAACAAAGCTGTGAAGGGCATCAAAGTCTGA